In Leptospira wolbachii serovar Codice str. CDC, the genomic stretch GAAAACAAAGTTAAAACTTTACTCACGAATCATAAAGGCCACGAGAAAAACACAAACCCAGAGAACCAAAAAATCGAGTCCATTATTTCAGAATTAGAAACTCAGTTCCGAAACCCATTGGCAAAAGAACAAAAACAGGCAGTAATAGAATCCATTACTTCATCCTTACGAATTGTAGCCGGAGGCCCGGGAACCGGCAAAACAACCGTCGTTTCTTTCATCTTGAAGGTGTTAGATGCATTACAAAGACTGCCGACTGCCAATCGCATTGCCCTCGTAGCTCCCACCGGTCGTGCCGCACAAAGGCTTACCGAATCCATTCAAAAGAATTTAAGTTACTTCACAGATACAAAAGAACTAGTTTCCTCTTTACGTGGACAAACCATTCACAATTTATTAAAATATTTTCCTGATGCAAAGAAACCATACTATGGGGACAAAAGATACCTACCCTTTGATCTGATCATCATAGATGAGACATCTATGGTAGATATGGCACTCATGAATTTATTTTTGGATTCTATTAGCGAAAAAACCCATTTAATATTGTTAGGCGATCAAAATCAGTTGCCCTCCGTTGGCCAAGGAGAGGTTCTCGCAGATCTCCTCACTGAATTTAAAAAACAAGGCGAATTCATTTCAGAATTAAAAACAAATCATAGATCCTCTGCTTCATCTGAGTTTAGTAAATTTGCCGAACTTGTAAAAGATTCTTTTGACTCACCGAATATAAGTCCGCCCTTCCCCCATCCAAAGATTCTGGAAGCCGTAAAACACAACGAAGGAAGAGATGATTTTATTTGGCTTCAAAAGGAAAAATCCAAACCTACCGATACCACTCCCTTCAAAGATTGGAAGGGGGAAGATCTTATCCAATTTTTATGGAGAGAATTCTTTTTACCGACGGCTGCACTGTCCACTACACTCAACTGGGAAAAAGAAGACCTAACAAAGAACAATAACAAAGAAACATTGGAAGGAATGATTTCGGAATATCGATGTCTGACAATTTTACGGAATGGATATTATGGAATCGAAGCTTTACAAAATCGAATTCTTGAACTAGCAAAGAAACAACTCACATCTTTTAATGCCAATCCTCAAAACATAGAATACCGGCATCTGGCAAAATCATTTTACTTCGAAGGAATGCCCATCATTGTTAAAAGAAATGATCAAATAAGAAAACTATTCAACGGAGACATTGGCCTTGTTTTAAAAATTGATTCAGAACTGAGAGCCGTATTTTCAATCGAAAATCGTTTATATTCTTTTGCTTTGGATACTTTGCCCGAACACGAACCTGCTTTTTTTCTAACTATCCATAAAAGTCAAGGGTCTGAATATAAAACCATTTTGCTTTTTCTACCTCCCATCACCTCTTTCGAATCTCTTGATACAAAAGAAATTCCCATCCTCAATCGAAGAATCTTATACACTGCGGTAACACGAGCCAAAAAAAAAGTTATCCTAATGGGGAACTACGATACATGGAATTTAGGTCTGTCAACATTCCGGAAACGAAACACTGGCTTCCAATTAACCTCGATTCTTTAAAAGTTGTAATACCGCCTCTAGGTTCCCCAAGACCAAACTCCCACCGGAATCTAAAATCGAGAACTCTAACATTAAATTTATGCTATTTCCAAAATCTTCGTTCAACAAATACCCATCATTATCTATCGCATAACCAGATGCATGTGGCTTTGTTTGTATCTTTGATTTGACAATTTCGGGAAGAATTCGTTTGTCATTTAAATATCCAAAGACACGTTTGCCCTGACTGTAAGCATAGCCAATTTCAAAGGCAGTCCCATCATCAATGCAGGCCCCTCGAAATGGATTACAATTTGCAATGACAATATCACACTTACGAATGAGTAAAATATTCTCTTTGAATATTTGATTTGCCCTTTCCATGAATAATTGGTCTGTTACTTCACCATCAAAGGGACTCAAAGCACGGTATCCAAATGTTTCGCAAAGATTTTTAGCATTAGATAAAATTTCTGTAGCATTTGGTAAAAAAACTTCCGGGCCCGCAAGATAGATTGTTTGCATACTGAATTCATACTGGCACCGGGAAAAGATTTAAAGGATTTTTTAATTTACACGAGGTTCTACTGGGCTAAGTTTCACTTCACTGAAAGCGAATTTACCATCCAAACCAAAGTAGTAAAAACGCGGTCTTTGTGGATTGTATTGTAAATCCCATGCATCCAACACGTTATCCACACCCACAAACCATTGGAAATGACCAAAAAATCTTTGAGACAAACGCAAATTTAGATTTGTATGCGGATTCACCATTCGATACCCATAGGTTGGACTGGTTGTGCAATAAGACAAATTATTCTCAGAACAATAATCAGAGATCCCAGCAGGAAGAGTGCCTAGCGCATTCGTTAAGTT encodes the following:
- the recD gene encoding exodeoxyribonuclease V subunit alpha, which encodes MPVKAEHSIDIFKNQFPFYLDAVGNEIRLYFQKTYKEKVHFENKVKTLLTNHKGHEKNTNPENQKIESIISELETQFRNPLAKEQKQAVIESITSSLRIVAGGPGTGKTTVVSFILKVLDALQRLPTANRIALVAPTGRAAQRLTESIQKNLSYFTDTKELVSSLRGQTIHNLLKYFPDAKKPYYGDKRYLPFDLIIIDETSMVDMALMNLFLDSISEKTHLILLGDQNQLPSVGQGEVLADLLTEFKKQGEFISELKTNHRSSASSEFSKFAELVKDSFDSPNISPPFPHPKILEAVKHNEGRDDFIWLQKEKSKPTDTTPFKDWKGEDLIQFLWREFFLPTAALSTTLNWEKEDLTKNNNKETLEGMISEYRCLTILRNGYYGIEALQNRILELAKKQLTSFNANPQNIEYRHLAKSFYFEGMPIIVKRNDQIRKLFNGDIGLVLKIDSELRAVFSIENRLYSFALDTLPEHEPAFFLTIHKSQGSEYKTILLFLPPITSFESLDTKEIPILNRRILYTAVTRAKKKVILMGNYDTWNLGLSTFRKRNTGFQLTSIL
- a CDS encoding nucleoside 2-deoxyribosyltransferase, whose amino-acid sequence is MQTIYLAGPEVFLPNATEILSNAKNLCETFGYRALSPFDGEVTDQLFMERANQIFKENILLIRKCDIVIANCNPFRGACIDDGTAFEIGYAYSQGKRVFGYLNDKRILPEIVKSKIQTKPHASGYAIDNDGYLLNEDFGNSINLMLEFSILDSGGSLVLGNLEAVLQLLKNRG